A genomic segment from Patescibacteria group bacterium encodes:
- the rplU gene encoding 50S ribosomal protein L21: MQAVILAGGKQHLVEPNQTLEIDLVSDDAKKLTFEPLMVIDGDKVEVGAPRVKGVVVAAEVLGETKGDKIKVLKFKAKKRVKKLTGHRQRYTQIKVTSIGKAKSA; the protein is encoded by the coding sequence ATGCAAGCAGTAATTTTAGCCGGCGGCAAACAGCATTTAGTTGAGCCAAACCAGACCCTAGAAATTGATCTGGTATCTGATGACGCCAAAAAACTGACCTTTGAGCCTTTAATGGTAATTGATGGCGATAAGGTTGAGGTAGGCGCGCCTCGAGTTAAGGGCGTGGTCGTAGCGGCTGAGGTCTTGGGCGAGACCAAGGGCGATAAGATTAAGGTGCTCAAGTTTAAGGCCAAAAAGCGGGTTAAAAAGTTGACCGGTCACCGTCAGCGCTACACCCAGATTAAGGTCACCTCAATTGGTAAGGCTAAGTCGGCTTAG
- the rodA gene encoding rod shape-determining protein RodA codes for MFKSRFWKNFDWVLFGAALALSLVGVVVIYSTSFKAANLVAPVDAAHQVYFLVIALVGFGLAARMDYRGWSKVTPVLYVAMLVSLLAVFVLGKTALGATRWIDLGFFQFQPSEFAKIVMILVLAKYFSANYDSMDRIRPVAISLLYVAVPGLLVLAQPDLGTALVFGAIWLVMAIMAQVRWTYFAALFGAAVVSLPIFIQFVLKPYQRARLEVFLNPTADPLSTGYNVVQSTIAVGSGQLYGRGLAAGSQSQLNFLPSQHTDFIFAVLSEKMGFIGGLIVLLLFTVLLLRGIYIASRAEDRFGVFVAVGVVTMLLFHLFINIGMNIGLMPVTGIPLPFISYGGTSLLVSLIAVGLLESIAIRRKKIQFGS; via the coding sequence ATGTTTAAGTCGCGGTTCTGGAAAAACTTTGATTGGGTGCTGTTTGGCGCAGCGCTTGCACTGTCTCTTGTGGGGGTGGTGGTAATCTACTCAACCTCGTTTAAGGCGGCTAACTTGGTTGCGCCGGTGGACGCTGCTCACCAAGTTTATTTTTTAGTTATTGCGTTGGTTGGGTTCGGGCTTGCGGCGCGCATGGACTACCGTGGCTGGAGCAAGGTTACCCCGGTTTTGTATGTGGCGATGTTGGTCAGCTTGTTGGCGGTTTTTGTATTGGGCAAGACTGCCCTGGGTGCTACCAGGTGGATTGATCTTGGCTTTTTCCAGTTTCAGCCATCGGAGTTCGCTAAGATTGTGATGATCTTGGTGTTGGCTAAGTACTTTAGTGCCAACTATGACTCAATGGATCGAATTCGCCCGGTGGCGATCTCGTTACTGTATGTGGCGGTCCCTGGCCTGCTGGTGTTGGCTCAGCCAGACCTAGGAACGGCCCTAGTGTTTGGTGCTATTTGGCTGGTAATGGCGATAATGGCCCAGGTGCGCTGGACCTACTTTGCGGCGCTGTTTGGTGCCGCCGTGGTAAGCCTGCCAATCTTTATCCAGTTTGTGCTTAAACCGTACCAGCGCGCCCGTCTAGAGGTGTTCTTAAACCCAACCGCCGACCCGCTTAGCACCGGCTACAACGTGGTTCAGTCTACGATCGCGGTGGGTAGTGGGCAGCTGTACGGGCGCGGGTTGGCCGCCGGTAGTCAGTCGCAACTTAACTTTTTACCATCACAACACACCGATTTTATTTTTGCGGTGTTAAGCGAAAAAATGGGATTTATTGGCGGCCTGATCGTGCTACTGCTATTTACCGTACTGTTGCTACGCGGGATCTACATTGCTTCAAGAGCCGAAGATCGTTTTGGGGTGTTTGTAGCGGTCGGCGTGGTCACCATGCTGCTGTTCCACCTGTTTATTAATATTGGTATGAATATTGGGCTGATGCCGGTGACCGGTATTCCACTGCCATTTATCAGCTACGGAGGCACCAGCTTGTTGGTGTCGCTAATCGCAGTCGGCCTTCTGGAATCGATCGCGATTAGGCGTAAAAAGATTCAGTTTGGGTCGTAG
- a CDS encoding isoleucine--tRNA ligase: MKKAQPADFPAFEAEMLKTWKDEKTFEQSVEQRQGSDRFSFYDGPPFANGLPHYGHVVALTEKDSITRYKTMRGYYVPRRNGWDTHGLPVENEVEKQLGITSKRQILELGVDKFNEAARASVFKYKNEWEEFMTRLGRWSDQENSYATLDDNYIESVWWVLSQLHEKGLVYRGFRSSPYCPRCATTLSNFEVNQNYKDNVPDPSVYVKFQLKDDENTSLLAWTTTPWTLPANAALAVDVKAEYVTVELTNSGEGEEWKRGERLILAKKRLSELELRKADYKVVAEHKGSDLVGKRYLPLYKLAVTDEAQLNNAHQVYADDSVSLEDGTGVLHVAPRYGETDLELGKRENLPLIESVDGFGVMVEALKQVDGLESIVGTFFKDADPHIIADLTAKGRIFAAETFEHTYPFCWRCETPLMYFATPSWFIKVTDLREKLVANNNQVNWVPDHIKQGRFGNWLADARDWNFSRNRFWGAPLPIWVNVEDTEDIIVISSLDELRELSGHDKEFDLHRPGIDEIVIKRDGKTYKRTEEVFDCWFESGAMPYAQDHYPFEHKDGFAKAFPAEFIAEGLDQTRGWFYTLHVLGTALMDKPAYKNVVVNGLVLAADGKKLSKRLKNYPDPAELFSTQGADSLRFFLMSSPVVAGEDVRFSSEAVQETARNVFLRLWNVYSFFSTYAEVDNWQPPKTLTQPDSDNILDQWLLARLNQTIAESTKQADAYQIAKATRPIRELIDDLSNWYVRRSRRRFWKSEDDGDKQAAYATLHYAMARIAQLLAPWSPFVSDKLWRELTAGMDVPASVHLSDWPETGEIDEDLLERMTVLRRLITQGLELRARGTGIKVRQPLSMATLQWTDPLEESLLNIAKEELNVKEVKFERASGEYKSGVEINTTITPELKREGIMRDVVRHVQNLRKRAGLQVDDRIELNFDVVGEAKDLSEALKEHQATIAQEVLAEKVTSGSDHFEDTQHTKVDGEELIISLKKS; the protein is encoded by the coding sequence ATGAAAAAAGCCCAGCCAGCCGACTTTCCCGCCTTCGAAGCCGAGATGCTCAAGACTTGGAAGGATGAAAAAACCTTCGAACAAAGCGTTGAGCAGCGTCAGGGCAGCGATCGATTCAGCTTTTATGACGGCCCGCCATTTGCCAACGGCTTGCCGCACTATGGTCACGTGGTGGCTCTGACCGAAAAAGATTCAATCACCCGCTATAAAACCATGCGCGGCTACTATGTCCCGCGCCGCAACGGCTGGGACACCCATGGTTTACCGGTTGAAAATGAGGTTGAAAAACAGCTAGGCATAACCAGCAAGCGCCAGATTCTGGAGCTTGGTGTAGATAAGTTTAATGAAGCTGCCCGCGCCAGCGTCTTTAAGTATAAGAATGAGTGGGAAGAGTTTATGACTCGCCTGGGTCGCTGGAGCGATCAAGAAAACTCCTATGCCACCCTGGACGATAACTACATTGAAAGCGTCTGGTGGGTGTTGAGTCAGCTGCACGAAAAAGGATTGGTTTACCGCGGTTTTCGTTCTAGCCCGTACTGTCCGCGTTGCGCCACCACCTTAAGTAACTTTGAGGTTAATCAAAACTACAAAGATAACGTGCCCGACCCCAGCGTTTACGTTAAGTTCCAATTAAAAGATGATGAAAACACCTCGCTGCTTGCCTGGACCACTACGCCGTGGACATTGCCAGCTAACGCTGCTCTGGCGGTTGACGTAAAAGCTGAATACGTCACGGTTGAGCTGACCAATTCGGGTGAAGGTGAGGAGTGGAAGCGAGGCGAGCGACTCATCTTGGCTAAGAAGCGCCTAAGCGAGCTGGAGCTGCGCAAAGCCGACTACAAGGTGGTCGCAGAGCACAAAGGAAGCGATTTGGTGGGCAAGCGGTATCTGCCGCTGTATAAGCTCGCAGTAACCGACGAAGCCCAGCTTAATAATGCGCATCAAGTCTACGCCGATGACTCGGTTAGCCTTGAAGACGGCACCGGGGTCCTCCATGTCGCGCCGCGCTATGGCGAGACCGACCTAGAGCTTGGTAAGCGCGAAAATCTGCCGCTCATCGAAAGCGTGGACGGATTTGGCGTCATGGTTGAAGCTCTCAAGCAAGTTGACGGCCTGGAATCAATCGTTGGCACCTTCTTTAAGGACGCCGACCCACACATTATCGCCGACCTGACCGCCAAGGGCCGCATCTTCGCCGCCGAAACCTTTGAGCACACCTACCCGTTCTGCTGGCGCTGTGAGACTCCGCTGATGTACTTTGCGACTCCAAGCTGGTTTATTAAGGTAACCGATCTGCGCGAAAAACTGGTCGCCAACAACAACCAGGTTAACTGGGTGCCAGATCACATTAAACAAGGTCGCTTTGGTAACTGGCTGGCCGACGCGCGTGACTGGAACTTTAGCCGCAACCGGTTCTGGGGCGCGCCGCTACCAATTTGGGTGAACGTGGAGGATACTGAGGACATCATCGTCATTAGTAGTCTCGACGAACTCCGTGAGCTCAGTGGCCACGATAAAGAGTTTGATCTGCACCGTCCCGGCATTGATGAAATCGTTATTAAACGCGATGGTAAAACCTACAAACGCACCGAAGAGGTGTTTGACTGTTGGTTTGAGAGCGGGGCGATGCCATACGCCCAGGATCACTATCCGTTTGAGCATAAAGATGGCTTCGCCAAGGCCTTCCCGGCTGAGTTTATTGCCGAAGGTCTGGACCAGACTCGCGGCTGGTTCTACACCCTACACGTACTCGGGACCGCCCTAATGGATAAGCCGGCCTATAAAAACGTGGTCGTGAACGGGCTCGTCCTGGCCGCCGATGGCAAAAAGCTGAGTAAACGATTAAAAAATTACCCCGATCCAGCCGAGCTCTTTAGTACGCAGGGTGCCGATAGTCTGCGCTTCTTCTTGATGTCGAGCCCGGTTGTGGCCGGTGAGGATGTTCGTTTTTCGTCCGAGGCCGTGCAGGAGACCGCGCGCAACGTTTTCCTTCGACTCTGGAACGTGTATAGCTTCTTTAGTACCTACGCCGAGGTAGACAACTGGCAGCCGCCAAAAACTCTAACCCAGCCAGACAGCGACAACATTTTGGACCAGTGGCTACTCGCTCGCCTCAACCAAACCATTGCCGAATCGACCAAGCAGGCCGATGCCTACCAAATCGCTAAGGCGACCCGTCCAATTCGCGAGCTGATCGATGATCTGTCTAACTGGTACGTGCGCCGCAGTCGCCGCCGCTTTTGGAAGAGTGAGGATGATGGCGACAAGCAGGCCGCCTACGCCACGCTGCATTACGCCATGGCGCGAATCGCGCAGCTACTGGCGCCGTGGAGTCCATTTGTGTCCGATAAGCTGTGGCGCGAGCTGACTGCCGGTATGGACGTTCCAGCTTCGGTTCATCTGAGCGACTGGCCGGAGACCGGGGAGATTGATGAGGATTTATTAGAACGCATGACCGTTCTACGAAGGCTCATTACCCAGGGGCTCGAGCTCAGGGCAAGAGGCACGGGTATCAAGGTTCGTCAGCCACTCAGTATGGCTACGCTGCAGTGGACAGATCCATTGGAAGAAAGTTTATTAAATATCGCTAAAGAAGAGCTGAACGTTAAGGAGGTCAAGTTCGAGAGGGCGTCTGGTGAGTACAAATCAGGTGTAGAGATTAACACCACTATCACTCCCGAACTCAAGCGCGAGGGCATCATGCGCGATGTGGTTCGCCATGTTCAGAACTTGCGTAAACGGGCTGGTCTCCAAGTTGATGACCGAATCGAGCTCAACTTTGACGTAGTCGGTGAAGCAAAAGATCTCAGCGAGGCCCTCAAAGAGCATCAGGCGACAATTGCCCAAGAGGTTTTGGCGGAGAAGGTGACGAGCGGTTCGGATCACTTTGAGGATACGCAGCACACCAAAGTTGATGGGGAAGAGCTGATAATCTCGTTGAAGAAGAGCTAA